The Equus asinus isolate D_3611 breed Donkey chromosome 22, EquAss-T2T_v2, whole genome shotgun sequence genome has a segment encoding these proteins:
- the CHD4 gene encoding chromodomain-helicase-DNA-binding protein 4 isoform X7, with product MASGLGSPSPCSAGSEEEDMDALLSNSLPPPHPENEEDPEEDLSETETPKLKKKKKPKKPRDPKIPKSKRQKKELGDSSGEGPEFVEEEEEVALRSDSEGSDYTPGKKKKKKLGPKKEKKSKSKRKEEEEEDDDDDDSKEPKSSAQLLEDWGMEDIDHVFSEEDYRTLTNYKAFSQFVRPLIAAKNPKIAVSKMMMVLGAKWREFSTNNPFKGSSGASVAAAAAAAVAVVESMVTATEVAPPPPPVEVPIRKAKTKEGKGPNARRKPKGSPRVPDAKKPKPKKVAPLKIKLGGFGSKRKRSSSEDDDLDVESDFDDASINSYSVSDGSTSRSSRSRKKLRTTKKKKKGEEEVTAVDGYETDHQDYCEVCQQGGEIILCDTCPRAYHMVCLDPDMEKAPEGKWSCPHCEKEGIQWEAKEDNSEGEEILEEVGGDPEEEDDHHMEFCRVCKDGGELLCCDTCPSSYHIHCLNPPLPEIPNGEWLCPRCTCPALKGKVQKILIWKWGQPPSPTPVPRPPDADPNTPSPKPLEGRPERQFFVKWQGMSYWHCSWVSELQLELHCQVMFRNYQRKNDMDEPPSGDFGGDEEKSRKRKNKDPKFAEMEERFYRYGIKPEWMMIHRILNHSVDKKGHVHYLIKWRDLPYDQASWESEDVEIQDYDLFKQSYWNHRELMRGEEGRPGKKLKKVKLRKLERPPETPTVDPTVKYERQPEYLDATGGTLHPYQMEGLNWLRFSWAQGTDTILADEMGLGKTVQTAVFLYSLYKEGHSKGPFLVSAPLSTIINWEREFEMWAPDMYVVTYVGDKDSRAIIRENEFSFEDNAIRGGKKASRMKKEASVKFHVLLTSYELITIDMAILGSIDWACLIVDEAHRLKNNQSKFFRVLNGYSLQHKLLLTGTPLQNNLEELFHLLNFLTPERFHNLEGFLEEFADIAKEDQIKKLHDMLGPHMLRRLKADVFKNMPSKTELIVRVELSPMQKKYYKYILTRNFEALNARGGGNQVSLLNVVMDLKKCCNHPYLFPVAAMEAPKMPNGMYDGSALIRASGKLLLLQKMLKNLKEGGHRVLIFSQMTKMLDLLEDFLEHEGYKYERIDGGITGNMRQEAIDRFNAPGAQQFCFLLSTRAGGLGINLATADTVIIYDSDWNPHNDIQAFSRAHRIGQNKKVMIYRFVTRASVEERITQVAKKKMMLTHLVVRPGLGSKTGSMSKQELDDILKFGTEELFKDEATDGGGDNKEGEDSSVIHYDDKAIERLLDRNQDETEDTELQGMNEYLSSFKVAQYVVREEEMGEEEEVEREIIKQEESVDPDYWEKLLRHHYEQQQEDLARNLGKGKRIRKQVNYNDGSQEDRDWQDDQSDNQSDYSVASEEGDEDFDERSEAPRRPSRKGLRNDKDKPLPPLLARVGGNIEVLGFNARQRKAFLNAIMRYGMPPQDAFTTQWLVRDLRGKSEKEFKAYVSLFMRHLCEPGADGAETFADGVPREGLSRQHVLTRIGVMSLIRKKVQEFEHVNGRWSMPELAEVEENKKMSQPGSPSPKTPTPSTPGDTQPNTPAPAPPAEDGIKIEENSVKEEESAEGEKEVKSAVPEATAECTQPPAPASEDEKVLVEPPEGEEKVEKAEVKERTDEPMETEPKGVADVEKVEEKSAIDLTPIVVEDKEEKKEEEEKKEVMLQNGETPKDLNDEKQKKNIKQRFMFNIADGGFTELHSLWQNEERAATVTKKTYEIWHRRHDYWLLAGIINHGYARWQDIQNDPRYAILNEPFKGEMNRGNFLEIKNKFLARRFKLLEQALVIEEQLRRAAYLNMSEDPSHPSMALNTRFAEVECLAESHQHLSKESMAGNKPANAVLHKVLKQLEELLSDMKADVTRLPATIARIPPVAVRLQMSERNILSRLANRAPEPTPQQVAQQQ from the exons TGGCGTCGGGCCTGGGCTCCCCGTCCCCCTGCTCGGCGGGCAGTGAGGAGGAGGATATGGATGCACTTTTGAGCAAcagcctgcccccaccccacccag AAAACGAAGAGGACCCAGAAGAGGATTTGTCAGAAACGGAGACTCCAAAgctcaagaagaagaaaaagcctaAGAAACCGCGGGACCCTAAAATCCCTAAGAGCAAGCGCCAAAAAAAAGAG CTGGGGGACAGCTCTGGGGAGGGGCCGGAGtttgtggaggaggaggaagaggtggctCTGCGCTCAGACAGTGAGGGCAGCGACTATACCCCtggcaagaagaagaagaagaagcttggacctaagaaagaaaagaagagcaaatccaagaggaaggaggaggaggaggaggatgacgatgatgatgattcAAAG GAACCTAAATCCTCTGCTCAGCTCCTGGAAGACTGGGGCATGGAAGACatcgaccatgtgttctcagagGAGGATTATCGCACCCTCACCAACTACAAGGCCTTCAGCCAGTTTGTCCG ACCCCTCATTGCTGCCAAAAACCCCAAGATTGCTGTGTCCAAGATGATGATGGTTTTGGGTGCGAAGTGGCGGGAGTTCAGCACCAACAACCCCTTCAAAGGCAGTTCTGGGGCTTCAGTggcagcggcggcagcggcagcaGTGGCTGTGGTGGAGAGCATGGTGACAGCCACTGAGGTTGCACCACCTCCTCCCCCTGTGGAGGTGCCTATCCGCAAAGCCAAGACCAAGGAGGGCAAAG GTCCTAATGCTCGTAGGAAGCCCAAAGGCAGTCCTCGTGTACCTGATGCCAAGAAGCCTAAACCGAAGAAAGTAGCTCCGCTGAAAATCAAGCTGGGAGGTTTTGGTTCTAAGCGTAAGAGATCTTCG AGTGAGGACGACGACTTGGATGTGGAGTCTGACTTCGATGATGCCAGTATCAATAGCTATTCTGTTTCTGATGGTTCCACCAGCCGCAGTAGCCGCAGCCGCAAGAAACTCCGgaccactaaaaagaaaaagaaag GCGAGGAGGAGGTGACTGCTGTGGATGGTTATGAGACAGACCACCAGGACTATTGCGAGGTGTGCCAGCAAGGCGGTGAGATCATCCTGTGTGATACCTGTCCCCGAGCTTACCACATGGTCTGCCTGGATCCAGATATGGAGAAGGCTCCTGAGGGCAAGTGGAGCTGCCCCCACTGT GAGAAGGAAGGCATCCAGTGGGAGGCTAAGGAGGACAattcagagggagaggagatcctgGAAGAGGTTGGGGGAGACCCTGAAGAAGAGGATGACCACCATATGGAATTCTGTCGGGTCTGCAAGGATGGTGGGGAGCTGCTCTGCTGTGACACTTGTCCTTCCTCCTACCACATCCACTGCCTGAACCCCCCGCTTCCAGAGATCCCCAATGGTGAATGGCTCTGTCCCCGTTGTACG tgTCCAGCTCTTAAGGGCAAAGTTCAGAAGATCCTAATCTGGAAGTGGGGTCAGCCACCATCTCCCACACCGGTGCCTCGACCTCCAGATGCTGATCCCAATACTCCCTCTCCCAAGCCGTTGGAGGGGCGGCCAGAGCGGCAGTTCTTTGTGAAATGGCAAGGCATGTCTTATTGGCACTGCTCCTGGGTGTCTGAACTGCAG TTGGAGCTGCACTGTCAAGTGATGTTCCGCAACTATCAGCGGAAGAATGATATGGATGAGCCACCTTCTGGGGACTTTGGTGGTGATGAAGAGAAGAGCCGAAAGCGAAAGAACAAGGACCCTAAATTTGCAGAGATGGAGGAACGCTTCTATCGCTATGGGATAAAACCTGAGTGGATGATGATCCACCGAATTCTCAACCACAG TGTGGACAAGAAGGGCCATGTTCACTACTTGATCAAGTGGCGAGATTTGCCCTATGATCAGGCATCCTGGgagagtgaggatgtggagatacaGGACTATGACCTGTTCAAGCAGAGTTATTGGAATCACAG GGAGTTAATGAGGGGTGAGGAAGGACGACCAGGCAAGAAACTCAAGAAGGTGAAGCTACGGAAGTTGGAGAGGCCTCCTGAAACTCCAACAGTTGAT CCAACAGTGAAGTATGAGCGACAGCCAGAGTACCTGGATGCTACAGGTGGAACCCTGCACCCCTATCAAATGGAGGGCTTGAATTGGTTGCGCTTCTCCTGGGCTCAGGGCACTGATACCATCTTGGCTGATGAGATGGGCCTTGGGAAGACTGTCCAGAcagcagtcttcctctattcccTCTACAAGGAG gGTCATTCCAAAGGCCCCTTCCTAGTGAGTGCCCCTCTTTCTACCATCATCAACTGGGAGCGGGAGTTTGAAATGTGGGCTCCAGATATGTATGTGGTGACCTATGTGGGGGACAAAGATAGCCGTGCCATCATCCGAGAGAATGAGTTCTCCTTTGAAGACAACGCCATTCGTGGTGGCAAGAAGGCCTCTCGCATGAAG AAAGAGGCATCTGTGAAATTCCACGTGCTGCTGACATCCTATGAGTTGATCACCATTGACATGGCTATCTTGGGGTCTATTGACTGGGCCTGCCTCATCGTGGATGAAGCCCATCGGCTTAAGAACAATCAGTCTAAG TTCTTCCGGGTCTTAAATGGTTACTCACTCCAGCACAAGCTGTTGCTGACTGGGACTCCATTACAAAACAATCTAGAAGAGTTGTTTCATCTGCTCAACTTTCTCACCCCCGAGAGGTTCCA CAATTtggaaggtttcctggaggagtTTGCTGACATTGCCAAAGAGGACCAGATTAAAAAACTGCATGACATGCTAGGGCCTCACATGTTGCGGCGGCTCAAAGCTGATGTGTTCAAGAATATGCCATCCAAGACAGAGCTGATTGTGCGTGTGGAACTGAGCCCTATGCAGAA GAAATACTACAAGTACATCCTTACTCGAAATTTTGAGGCACTCAATGCTCGAGGTGGTGGCAACCAGGTCTCTCTGCTAAATGTGGTGATGGATCTTAAGAAGTGCTGCAATCACCCATATCTCTTCCCTGTGGCTGCAATG gaaGCCCCTAAGATGCCTAATGGCATGTATGATGGCAGTGCCCTAATCAGAGCATCTGGGAAATTATTGCTGCTACAGAAGATGCTCAAGAACCTTAAGGAGGGTGGGCACCGTGTACTCATCTTCTCCCAG ATGACCAAGATGCTGGACCTACTAGAGGATTTCTTGGAACATGAAGGTTATAAGTATGAACGTATTGATGGTGGAATCACTGGGAACATGCGTCAAGAGGCCATTGACCGCTTCAATG caccgGGTGCTCAGCAGTTCTGCTTCTTGCTTTCCACTCGAGCTGGGGGCCTTGGAATCAATCTGGCCACTGCTGACACAGTTATTATCTATGACTCTGACTGGAACCCCCATAATGACATCCAG GCCTTTAGCAGAGCTCACCGTATTGGGCAAAATAAGAAGGTGATGATCTATCGGTTTGTGACCCGTGCGTCAGTGGAGGAGCGCATCACGCAGGTGGCAAAGAAGAAGATGATGCTGACGCATCTAGTGGTTCGGCCTGGGCTGGGCTCCAAGACTGGATCCATGTCCAAACAGGAGCTTGACGACATCCTCAAATTTGGCACTGAGGAACTATTCAAGGACGAAGCTACAGATGGAG GAGGAGACAACAAAGAGGGAGAAGATAGTAGTGTTATCCACTATGATGATAAGGCCATTGAAAGACTGCTGGACCGTAACCAGGATGAGACTGAAGATACAGAATTGCAGGGCATGAATGAATATTTGAGCTCATTCAAAGTGGCCCAGTATGTGGTGCGGGAAGAAGAAATGGGG gaggaagaggaggtagAACGGGAAAtcataaaacaagaagaaagtgtGGATCCTGACTACTGGGAGAAATTGCTGCGGCACCATTATGAGCAGCAGCAAGAAGATCTGGCCCGAAATCTgggcaaaggaaaaagaatccgTAAACAGGTCAACTACAATGATGGCTCCCAGGAGGACCGAG atTGGCAGGACGACCAGTCCGACAACCAGTCCGATTATTCAGTGGCCTCAGAGGAAGGTGATGAAGACTTTGATGAACGTTCAGAAG CTCCCCGCAGGCCCAGTCGTAAGGGCCTGCGGAACGATAAAGATAAGCCATTGCCTCCTCTGTTGGCCCGTGTTGGTGGGAATATTGAA GTACTTGGTTTTAATGCTCGTCAGCGAAAAGCCTTTCTTAATGCAATTATGcgatatgggatgccacctcaggatGCTTTTACCACCCAGTGGCTTGTGAGAGATCTGCGAGGCAAATCAGAGAAAGAGTTCAA GGCTTACGTCTCTCTTTTTATGCGGCATTTATGTGAGCCGGGAGCAGATGGGGCTGAGACCTTTGCTGATGGTGTCCCCAGAGAAGGCCTGTCTCGCCAGCACGTTCTTACCAGGATTGGTGTTATGTCCTTGATTCGCAAGAAG GTTCAGGAGTTTGAACATGTTAATGGGCGCTGGAGCATGCCTGAACTTGCTGAagtagaggaaaacaaaaaaatgtccCAGCCCGGGTCACCTTCCCCCAAGACTCCTACACCCTCCACTCCAGGGGACACGCAACCCAATACTCCTGCACCTGCTCCACCTGCCG AGGATGggataaaaatagaggaaaatagcGTCAAAGAAGAGGAGAgtgcagaaggagaaaaggaggttAAATCTGCAGTCCCTGAGGCCACCGCTGAG tgtacacagccccctgcccctgcctcagaGGATGAAAAAGTCCTTGTTGAACCtcctgagggagaagagaaggtggaaaaggcagaGGTGAAGGAGAGAACAGACGAACCTATGGAGACAGAGCCCAAAG GTGTTGCTGATGTGGAAAAGGTGGAGGAGAAGTCAGCAATAGATCTCACCCCCATTGTGGTAGAGGACAAAG aagagaagaaagaagaagaagagaaaaaagaggtgaTGCTTCAGAATGGAGAGACTCCCAAGGACCTGAATGatgagaagcagaagaaaaatattaagcagCGTTTCATGTTCAACATTGCAGATGGCGGTTTTACTG AGTTGCATTCCCTTTGGCAGAATGAGGAGCGGGCAGCCACAGTCACCAAGAAGACTTACGAGATCTGGCATCGACGGCATGACTACTGGCTGCTGGCTGGCATCATAAA CCATGGCTATGCTCGGTGGCAGGACATCCAGAATGACCCACGTTATGCCATCCTCAATGAGCCTTTCAAGGGTGAAATGAACCGTGGCAATTTCTTAGAGATCAAGAATAAATTCCTAGCCCGAAGGTTCAAG CTCTTAGAACAAGCCCTGGTGATTGAGGAACAGCTGCGCCGGGCAGCTTACCTGAACATGTCAGAGGACCCCTCTCACCCTTCCATGGCCCTAAACACCCGCTTTGCTGAGGTGGAGTGTTTGGCGGAGAGTCATCAGCACCTGTCCAAGGAGTCAATGGCAGGAAACAAGCCAGCCAATGCAGTCCTGCACAAAG TTCTGAAACAGCTAGAAGAGCTGCTGAGTGACATGAAAGCCGATGTGACTCGACTCCCAGCTACTATTGCCCGAATTCCCCCAGTTGCTGTGCGGCTACAGATGTCAGAGCGTAACATTCTCAGCCGCCTGGCAAATCGAGCACCTGAACCTACTCCACAGCAG GTAGCCCAGCAGCAGTGA